A genomic window from Pseudomonas marvdashtae includes:
- the rnr gene encoding ribonuclease R translates to MADWQSLDPEAAREAEKYENPIPSRELILAHLADRGSPASREQLVEEFGLTTEDQLEALRRRLRAMERDAQLIYTRRGTYAPVDKLDLILGRIAGHRDGFGFLIPDDGSDDLFMSPAQMRLVFDGDRALARVSGLDRRGRREGVIVEVVSRAHETVVGRYFEEGGIGFVIPDNPKIQQEVLVTPGRNANAQIGQFVEVKITHWPTPRFQPQGDIVEVVGNYMAPGMEIDVALRTYDIPHVWPDAVLKEAAKLKPEVEEKDKEKRIDLRHLPFVTIDGEDARDFDDAVYCEARPGKLRLFSGGWKLYVAIADVSSYVKLGSALDAEAQVRGNSVYFPERVVPMLPEQLSNGLCSLNPQVDRLAMVCEMTISKSGEMTDYCFYEAVIHSHARLTYNKVSAMLETPKLAESRKLRGEYTDVVPHLKQLYSLYKVLLAARHVRGAIDFETQETRIIFGSERKIAEIRPTVRNDAHKLIEECMLAANVATAEFLKKHEIPALYRVHDGPPPERLEKLRAFLGELGLSLHKGKDGPSPKDYQALLASIKDRPDFHLIQTVMLRSLSQAVYSADNQGHFGLNYEAYTHFTSPIRRYPDLLTHRAIRSVIHSKMDTPHVKRAGAMTIPKARIYPYDEAALEQLGEQCSMSERRADEATRDVVNWLKCEYMKDRVGESFPGVITAVTGFGLFVELTDIYVEGLVHVTALPGDYYHFDPVHHRLAGERTGRSFRLGDTVEVRVMRVDLDERKIDFEMAEKTISAPIGRKKRGAETAAPAAKTGAEPASSKSGRRGPAKEKAAEAYRPSDAAAKNAELRKSREMKQALLTEAKNGGKASSGGKAARSAPDKATSKPGKHRKGPPKAGSTPAKSGGARKPKAKS, encoded by the coding sequence ATGGCCGATTGGCAGTCCCTCGATCCCGAGGCCGCTCGTGAAGCGGAAAAATATGAAAACCCTATTCCTAGCCGCGAACTGATCCTGGCGCACCTCGCCGATCGGGGTTCGCCTGCTAGCCGCGAGCAGCTGGTCGAAGAGTTCGGCCTGACCACCGAGGATCAGCTCGAAGCCCTGCGCCGCCGTCTGCGTGCCATGGAGCGCGATGCTCAACTGATCTATACCCGGCGTGGCACCTATGCCCCGGTCGACAAGCTCGATTTGATCCTGGGTCGCATCGCCGGCCACCGTGACGGCTTCGGTTTCCTGATTCCGGACGATGGCAGCGACGATCTGTTCATGAGTCCGGCGCAGATGCGCCTGGTGTTCGATGGTGACCGTGCGCTGGCCCGCGTATCCGGCCTGGACCGTCGTGGGCGCCGCGAAGGCGTGATCGTCGAAGTGGTGTCCCGTGCCCACGAAACGGTCGTCGGCCGCTATTTTGAAGAAGGCGGTATCGGTTTTGTCATTCCGGACAACCCGAAGATCCAGCAGGAAGTCCTGGTCACTCCGGGCCGCAACGCCAACGCTCAGATCGGTCAGTTCGTCGAAGTAAAAATTACCCACTGGCCGACCCCGCGCTTCCAGCCTCAAGGCGATATCGTGGAAGTGGTCGGTAACTACATGGCTCCGGGCATGGAGATCGACGTTGCCCTGCGCACGTACGATATTCCCCACGTCTGGCCTGATGCGGTCCTGAAAGAGGCCGCCAAGCTCAAGCCGGAAGTCGAGGAGAAAGACAAGGAGAAGCGCATCGACCTGCGCCACTTGCCGTTCGTGACGATCGACGGCGAAGACGCACGGGACTTCGACGATGCCGTCTACTGCGAAGCCAGGCCAGGCAAGTTGCGCCTGTTCTCCGGTGGCTGGAAGTTGTACGTCGCGATTGCCGACGTCTCCAGCTACGTGAAGCTCGGCTCGGCGCTGGACGCCGAAGCCCAGGTGCGCGGCAACTCGGTGTACTTCCCCGAGCGCGTGGTGCCGATGCTGCCGGAGCAACTGTCCAATGGGCTGTGCTCGCTGAACCCGCAAGTCGATCGCCTGGCCATGGTTTGCGAGATGACCATCTCCAAGTCCGGCGAGATGACCGACTATTGCTTCTATGAAGCGGTGATCCATTCCCACGCCCGCCTGACCTACAACAAGGTCAGCGCGATGCTGGAAACGCCGAAGCTGGCCGAGTCGCGCAAGCTGCGTGGCGAATACACCGATGTGGTGCCGCATCTCAAGCAGCTTTATTCGCTGTACAAGGTGTTGCTGGCAGCACGTCATGTGCGGGGCGCGATCGATTTCGAAACCCAGGAAACCCGGATCATCTTCGGCTCCGAGCGCAAGATCGCCGAAATCCGTCCGACCGTTCGCAACGATGCGCACAAGCTGATCGAGGAATGCATGCTGGCGGCCAACGTGGCTACCGCTGAATTCCTGAAAAAGCACGAGATTCCCGCGCTGTACCGGGTCCATGACGGTCCGCCGCCTGAGCGCCTGGAAAAACTGCGAGCGTTCCTCGGTGAGCTGGGTCTGTCCCTGCACAAAGGCAAGGACGGCCCTTCGCCGAAGGATTACCAAGCCTTGCTGGCCAGTATCAAGGATCGCCCGGACTTCCACCTGATCCAGACTGTCATGCTACGTTCCCTGAGCCAAGCGGTGTACAGCGCCGATAACCAGGGCCACTTCGGCCTGAATTACGAAGCCTATACCCACTTCACGTCGCCGATCCGTCGTTATCCCGACCTGCTCACGCACCGGGCGATCCGCAGCGTCATCCATTCGAAGATGGACACGCCGCACGTCAAGCGTGCCGGTGCGATGACCATTCCCAAGGCGCGCATCTATCCGTACGACGAAGCAGCCCTGGAGCAACTCGGCGAGCAGTGCTCGATGAGCGAGCGGCGTGCCGACGAAGCGACTCGCGACGTAGTGAACTGGCTCAAGTGCGAGTACATGAAGGATCGCGTGGGTGAATCGTTCCCAGGCGTGATCACCGCCGTGACCGGTTTTGGCCTGTTCGTCGAACTGACCGATATCTACGTCGAAGGCTTGGTGCACGTCACCGCGCTGCCTGGCGACTACTACCACTTCGACCCTGTGCACCACCGCCTGGCGGGCGAGCGCACTGGCCGTAGCTTCCGTCTTGGCGACACGGTTGAAGTGCGCGTGATGCGCGTCGACCTTGACGAGCGCAAGATCGACTTCGAAATGGCTGAAAAAACCATCAGCGCGCCGATTGGCCGCAAGAAGCGCGGTGCCGAAACCGCGGCGCCTGCGGCCAAGACCGGCGCCGAGCCAGCATCGTCCAAGTCCGGGCGTCGCGGTCCGGCCAAGGAGAAGGCCGCCGAAGCCTATCGCCCGAGCGATGCAGCGGCGAAAAACGCCGAGCTGCGCAAAAGTCGTGAAATGAAGCAGG
- a CDS encoding methyl-accepting chemotaxis protein, with protein sequence MSAVLSLLQSRLLRPVFVTLGIALLVQVLVAVALTRSTVTALEADLNARLGGDSQKLSGELEQAGHEVTSSLDSLSASTRQRLTAGLSTRLKDEQAQLRTTLEKSLKESANDMAQLLASVAPRAMWDSDVPTLSEFARRAQRNPNVLFVIYDDAAGEHLTRYLNRENPINKALLEKGKGERALDKVLDAAKNDPSVYYLEASINPNGVEIGKVLMGVSTASVETDLRALDQRFAALIASSDQLVGDSLKGAAADSAAAMRGRLGSAQATATQMQTNTAATVQEAAGTLRWRIGLGLALVGFGVLVLLAVVLGRRVVNRLKLLIAAMNDLAAGEGDLTKRVQINSKDEIGEMASAVNRFVDKLQPIVREAGDVAQRTGQEIGAMTLRNSGADAAAGMQRDEVAESLRALSQMADEAQSESQAMQAALQQVVEIRKATDENTRTSAKVGGLIEALAGQVDTGAKVIERLAQQSEQIEVVLTVIHGIAEQTNLLALNAAIEAARAGETGRGFAVVADEVRALASKTQSSTGDIQAHIVALQQGAREAVAAIGQAGRQASEGLLVLRDSARLQQSVQASVEQVHAAIGLATQAAAHQAQGAQAVRSRVETIHVQAEKAAQAVVETTASGKVLDSLAAQLKASLGQFRA encoded by the coding sequence GTGTCGGCCGTTCTCTCACTGTTACAAAGCCGTCTGCTGCGGCCGGTGTTCGTTACCCTCGGTATCGCCCTTTTGGTGCAAGTGCTGGTCGCCGTTGCGCTGACCCGAAGCACGGTCACCGCGCTGGAGGCCGATCTAAACGCGCGGCTGGGGGGCGACAGTCAAAAGTTGTCTGGTGAACTGGAGCAGGCCGGGCATGAAGTCACCTCAAGCCTGGACAGCTTGTCGGCCAGCACCCGGCAGCGCCTTACCGCCGGTTTGTCCACGCGATTGAAGGACGAGCAGGCGCAACTGCGCACGACGCTGGAGAAAAGCCTCAAGGAGTCCGCCAATGATATGGCGCAGCTTCTGGCTTCGGTCGCTCCGCGCGCCATGTGGGACAGCGACGTGCCGACCCTTTCTGAATTCGCCCGCCGGGCCCAGCGCAATCCCAACGTGCTGTTTGTCATTTATGACGACGCCGCCGGTGAACACCTTACGCGCTACCTGAACCGGGAGAACCCGATCAACAAGGCCTTGCTGGAAAAGGGCAAGGGCGAGCGCGCGCTGGACAAAGTGCTGGATGCTGCGAAGAACGATCCCTCCGTGTATTACCTCGAAGCTTCGATCAACCCCAACGGCGTGGAAATCGGCAAGGTGTTGATGGGGGTGTCGACGGCCTCCGTTGAGACCGATCTGAGGGCTCTCGACCAACGCTTTGCTGCGTTGATTGCCAGCAGCGACCAACTGGTGGGCGACAGCCTCAAGGGTGCCGCCGCCGACAGCGCCGCCGCCATGCGCGGCCGCTTGGGTTCGGCGCAGGCAACCGCCACGCAAATGCAGACCAACACCGCCGCTACCGTGCAAGAGGCCGCAGGAACCTTGCGCTGGCGTATCGGCCTGGGCCTGGCGTTGGTGGGCTTTGGCGTTCTGGTGTTGCTGGCCGTGGTGCTGGGGCGTCGGGTGGTCAATCGCCTGAAGCTACTGATCGCGGCGATGAACGACCTGGCGGCGGGCGAGGGCGACTTGACCAAGCGCGTGCAAATCAACAGCAAGGACGAGATCGGCGAGATGGCCTCGGCAGTCAACCGCTTTGTGGATAAGTTGCAGCCCATCGTGCGCGAGGCAGGGGATGTGGCCCAGCGGACCGGTCAGGAAATTGGCGCGATGACCTTGCGCAACTCCGGTGCCGATGCGGCGGCCGGCATGCAGCGCGATGAAGTGGCCGAGAGCTTGCGGGCGCTGTCGCAAATGGCCGACGAAGCGCAGTCGGAAAGCCAGGCGATGCAGGCGGCGTTGCAGCAAGTGGTGGAGATTCGCAAGGCTACCGACGAAAACACCCGCACCTCGGCCAAGGTGGGGGGGTTGATCGAGGCGTTGGCCGGTCAGGTCGATACAGGGGCGAAAGTCATCGAGCGGTTGGCGCAGCAGAGCGAGCAGATCGAAGTGGTGCTGACTGTGATTCATGGCATCGCCGAGCAAACCAACCTGCTGGCCTTGAACGCAGCCATCGAGGCGGCGCGGGCCGGCGAAACCGGACGTGGGTTCGCGGTGGTGGCGGATGAGGTACGGGCGCTGGCGAGCAAGACCCAGAGTTCGACCGGCGACATCCAGGCCCATATCGTCGCCTTGCAACAGGGCGCGCGTGAAGCAGTGGCTGCGATTGGTCAGGCCGGGCGCCAGGCCAGCGAGGGTTTGTTGGTGCTGCGCGACAGCGCGCGGTTGCAGCAGTCGGTGCAGGCCTCCGTCGAGCAAGTCCATGCGGCCATCGGCCTGGCAACCCAGGCAGCCGCGCATCAGGCCCAAGGCGCGCAAGCGGTGCGCAGCCGAGTGGAAACCATTCATGTCCAGGCCGAAAAAGCCGCCCAGGCCGTGGTCGAGACCACGGCCAGCGGCAAGGTGCTGGACAGTTTGGCGGCGCAGTTGAAGGCGAGCCTGGGGCAGTTCAGGGCTTGA
- a CDS encoding extracellular solute-binding protein, translating to MMFRTTLRRALTFTLLGLTLATPLTEAADKVELTLYNGQHKEVGDELAKAFEAKTGIHVNVRKGSSNQLASQVVEEGERSPADVIYTEESPPLNKLGEQGLLAKIDDATLDVLPKDYVARDGAWMGVTARVRVVAYNPKLIDEKDLPKTVLDFAQPQWQGKVGFVPTSGAFQEQAVAIIKLHGKEAAEEWLTGLRAFGKVYSNNMVALKAVENGEVATVLVNNYYWFALQREKGQLDSKLHYFTGGDAGGLVTVSSAAALKSSKHPKEAQQLLAYMASEEGQRVITQTSAEYPLHKGMTSDRGLKPFNELEPPKVTPADLGNAEEALELEREVGLN from the coding sequence ATGATGTTTCGAACCACCCTGCGCCGCGCCCTGACCTTCACCCTGCTCGGCCTGACCCTCGCCACGCCCCTCACCGAAGCCGCCGACAAGGTAGAACTGACCCTCTACAACGGCCAGCACAAAGAAGTAGGCGACGAATTGGCCAAGGCCTTCGAAGCCAAGACCGGTATCCATGTCAACGTGCGCAAGGGCAGCAGCAACCAGCTCGCCAGCCAAGTGGTCGAAGAAGGTGAGCGCTCCCCAGCCGATGTGATCTACACCGAAGAATCGCCTCCGCTGAACAAACTCGGCGAGCAAGGCTTGCTGGCGAAGATCGATGACGCCACCCTCGACGTACTGCCCAAGGACTATGTGGCCCGCGACGGCGCCTGGATGGGCGTGACCGCCCGCGTGCGCGTGGTCGCCTACAACCCCAAGCTGATCGACGAAAAAGACCTGCCGAAAACCGTCCTCGATTTTGCTCAGCCGCAATGGCAGGGCAAGGTCGGCTTCGTTCCGACCAGCGGTGCGTTCCAGGAACAAGCCGTCGCCATTATCAAATTGCATGGCAAGGAAGCAGCCGAAGAATGGCTCACCGGGCTGCGCGCGTTCGGCAAGGTCTACAGCAACAACATGGTTGCCCTCAAGGCCGTGGAGAACGGCGAAGTGGCGACCGTGCTGGTGAACAATTACTACTGGTTCGCCCTGCAGCGGGAAAAAGGCCAGCTCGACTCCAAGCTGCACTATTTCACTGGCGGCGATGCCGGCGGCCTGGTTACCGTCTCCAGCGCAGCTGCGCTCAAATCCAGTAAACACCCCAAGGAAGCCCAACAATTGCTCGCCTACATGGCCAGTGAAGAAGGCCAGCGCGTGATCACCCAGACGTCCGCCGAATACCCGCTGCACAAGGGCATGACGTCGGATCGCGGCCTCAAGCCTTTCAACGAACTCGAACCACCGAAAGTCACCCCGGCCGACCTCGGCAACGCCGAAGAAGCACTGGAGCTGGAACGTGAAGTCGGCCTGAACTGA
- a CDS encoding ABC transporter permease: protein MTPSLTAGNYVPRRKRPSIGLLVPVLLLVLLSALPLLYVTVKAWQAGWAEALHLLWRPYVFGLLRNTLALMIGVTLACGIIGLSLAWLLERSDLRGRRVWGVILCLPFAVPAFVSSFTWVSLSAQFEGLGGAILVMTLSKYPLIFLPVAATLRNLDPSLEESARTLGQNRWGVFFRVTLPLLWPSLLAGSLLIALHMLVEFGALSIIGLQTFTTAIYQQFELEFSNANAAMLSAVLLALCLVLLWLELRVRGRGRHVRTGQGAARQPEQVRLGAWAVPGQLYCLALAVIGSGIPLGMLAYWLAVGTSAAFPAGEIGEALLSSLALSLGGAALCLILAVPVGLLVVRHKGRLALWAERLPYLLHALPGLVIALSLVYFALHYVPALYQTSGLLLIAYALLFLPLAQAPVRTALNKAAPQLEEAARTLGASSLSAFCRVTLPIIFPALGAAFALVFLDAMKELTATLLLSPTGLNTLATAVWAHTSNVEFAAAAPYAALLILVSGLPVYLLTTRMYLSR, encoded by the coding sequence ATGACGCCTTCGCTGACTGCCGGGAATTACGTTCCGCGGCGCAAGCGCCCGTCGATCGGGTTGCTGGTTCCCGTGTTGCTGCTGGTGCTGCTGAGTGCTCTGCCGCTGCTGTACGTCACCGTAAAAGCCTGGCAAGCCGGCTGGGCCGAGGCGCTGCACCTGCTCTGGCGGCCTTACGTGTTCGGCTTGCTGCGCAACACCCTGGCCCTGATGATCGGCGTCACGCTGGCCTGCGGCATCATCGGCCTGTCCCTGGCCTGGCTGCTGGAGCGCAGTGACCTGCGGGGCCGCCGGGTCTGGGGCGTCATTTTGTGCCTGCCGTTCGCGGTGCCGGCGTTTGTCAGCAGCTTCACCTGGGTCTCCCTGAGCGCCCAATTCGAAGGGCTGGGCGGGGCAATCCTGGTGATGACCCTGTCCAAATACCCGCTGATCTTTCTTCCCGTGGCAGCAACCCTGCGCAACCTCGACCCTTCCCTCGAAGAGTCCGCGCGCACCTTGGGGCAGAATCGCTGGGGCGTGTTCTTTCGCGTCACCCTGCCGCTGCTCTGGCCTTCGCTGCTGGCCGGCTCATTGTTGATTGCCCTGCACATGCTGGTGGAGTTCGGCGCGCTGTCGATCATCGGCCTGCAAACCTTTACCACAGCGATTTATCAGCAATTCGAGCTGGAATTCAGCAATGCCAATGCCGCCATGCTGTCGGCCGTGCTGTTGGCGCTGTGCCTGGTCCTGCTGTGGCTGGAGTTGCGAGTGCGCGGCAGGGGCCGTCATGTGCGCACCGGACAGGGCGCGGCGCGACAGCCCGAGCAAGTGCGACTCGGTGCCTGGGCAGTACCCGGTCAGTTGTATTGCTTGGCATTGGCGGTCATTGGCAGCGGTATTCCGCTGGGGATGTTGGCGTACTGGCTGGCGGTGGGCACTTCCGCCGCATTTCCGGCGGGCGAAATCGGCGAGGCGCTGCTGTCATCGCTGGCGCTTTCACTTGGCGGCGCCGCGCTCTGCCTGATACTCGCGGTGCCGGTCGGCCTGCTGGTGGTACGTCATAAGGGTCGCCTGGCGCTATGGGCCGAACGCCTGCCCTACTTGCTGCACGCCCTGCCAGGGCTGGTGATCGCCCTGAGCCTGGTGTATTTCGCCCTGCATTATGTACCGGCGCTGTACCAGACTTCAGGTCTGCTGCTGATTGCCTATGCGCTGCTGTTCCTGCCGCTGGCCCAAGCGCCGGTGCGTACCGCGCTGAACAAGGCTGCGCCGCAGCTGGAAGAGGCCGCGCGAACACTGGGAGCTTCGTCGCTCAGTGCGTTCTGTCGCGTGACGCTGCCGATCATCTTCCCGGCGCTGGGCGCGGCGTTCGCGCTGGTGTTCCTGGATGCGATGAAAGAGTTGACCGCCACGCTGCTGCTCAGCCCCACCGGGCTCAACACGTTGGCAACAGCCGTATGGGCACATACCTCGAATGTGGAGTTCGCGGCAGCTGCGCCTTATGCGGCGCTGTTGATCCTGGTGTCGGGGCTGCCGGTTTATCTGCTGACGACGCGGATGTATCTGAGCCGCTGA